The region ATGCATAAACATGTGCTTTCCTAGCAGAAAGCACTGGGGACTGGAGTCAACAGTTCAGATACTAATACTTGGGAATACTTCTGGAGGGGTTCAATAAGGGGCAGATATGGCGCCAGTTCTTCATACTGGAAAGGTGtcttgtgtgtgcacacatacagCTGGCTGAGGGCACATTAAAAGCAAGCGCAGAATCTGGTTTTCTCCAGTCAAGCCTGCCCTGACATTATTCGTGCACTGCCGCTATATTACCTTGGTGCCTTTAGAGAAGATGCTGTAGCAGGGTAAGAAATCAAAAAGTTAATGTTTTGGCCAGCTGCCTAGGGTAAGAACTTTTGTTTGACAAGCCCTATGACATGGCCTGAATCTCCAATCTCTAATCGGGAGGGGCTGAGACTAGCCAATAGGCTCATCTAGAGCTGCTTCGGGCCAATGTAGATTTGCCTCGGCCATGTACTGAGTGATCTGCAGCTGATAGCAAAGcttctgttaaaaaacaaaacaaaataaattcaataCTTTAGTTTAACAGTGTGTAGTttaaaccaaaaaaggaaaaattaaaaatatcccaTTGGAAAGGGAATAGTGGTTTCCTGAGGATGACTATTAGAAAATTATGGGAATCAAAGAACTTACCTGAAGGGAACATTTAAGAGGCCATCGCTCGACAGGAAGTGAAAAAAGGCCGGGTGACTCAGCTGAAAATTGCACCCCTGTCTATGAAGTAGAAGCCTTCACTTTCCAGGATCTTGTAGGACCTTGGTCAGCATTCTGCCATTTTGGTGGGTTTCCCCcttccttttgatttttataaGGCAGCAAACAAAGGGGCCCAAAACAAGCACGGATGCTGAGTaacaagaaacagactcaggtaccttccctctcccctctcttggATGAGTGGGGGTGGGATGAAGAGTCTAAGTTATTCTAATGACAGCCAATTGATTTGGTTTAGGAATGCAGGGGGACacagaacaaatattttaaattgtctaGGCAAGATGCACAAAGAAGCTACCAGCACATAGCAAGCCTGTTTAAAAACCACCATCACTGAAAGCTTTTATGTAAACCGCTTTCAGGCCTCAGCCTCTTCTCCCAACAGGCCCAAGTTCTAACCGCACAGATCCAGACATGACCTCAGAGGGCAGagacaatttttcagtcatggcTGCAAGTCACCACCTCTGAAGGAGGGAATGATGAGTGCAATGTACAAAAAGTCATCATTACTTTTGTATTCCAGTTTGAATACTTGTTCTCTTAATGTTGAGTATCATAAGGGAAGATGGTACTTCTTGCCTTACTAGGCaagaaattatgttaattttaaagtaactttgtAACAGAAATAGTCtcatcttttttaatatataagttTTGAGTTACGCCTGTTTTGTTCAGAATAATGGGCTAACCACAGAATACCTCTATATATCTTAGATCATAACAGGTTGAAAACTCCAGAATGTCAGCTTCAAATCAAGTTCTTAAATTGAAGACAGCACATCTATGATATAAGTATGGGTGGGAAGAGGGGATAACAGAGTGCTCATGATAATTTTACTTCAGTAAATCATGTTGGGCAGTGCAGATTTAATTGCTGAAAGATAACATTATTTACAGATTTACTAAATCCCCAAAACGTACTATGACAGCATTCATGAAATTGGACCTCcatacatctctctctctctctcaagcatAGACTGGTAGAGGGGTGAAAAATAACTGAAGAAACTAGCTTCTAATAGCTAGGTTCAATCAGGCTCATTCCATCCAcccagaaaatagaataaaaccagGAAGAAGTTGAGCTGTTTAACTGAATGTCTCCTCTCCCTCTCACTGTTTAAAACAGTCATGCCTAGGCCTTGCTGCAGACCAAAGCCTGTTTTTTAGGAGCAGGAAGAGactttgaaaacaaaaggaaaaaacaaaaaaacaaacaaaaaaacccaccaaggtaaaaaaaaaaaactgtggggGGGGGCGCCAGAAATCACACGCTTTGTATGTATGCTTCTCTTTTAAGTATTTATCTAAACACATGTATGTGCAACTCTAGTATGAAATGACAAACACATCTTTAAACCAAAAGATACATATACCATTGACAGAGACACCTATCTATACAAACCTAGCCCACGGGAGGCTACATCTGTGGCAATGAGAATGGGAGCCTTTCCAGAACGGAACTCTGCAAAACAAGGATACCGTGAGAGCCAAGTTATAAAATCAAGGCTAAGcgatatgtatttttaaaaaagaccaagTAAATATTTCCAGCTATCTGGCCTTTTTACCTTACCATGCTAAACTTTCAAGTAATGGTGTCAAAACATGAAAAGCTCTTTTAAATTTACAGGTAATAGtaattcttttgaaaatatttattatactcACCTTTAGCAGAGGagcaacagattttttaaaaagttacctcTAATAATGAAGTGCCATTAAAATAGTGTGGCAACATATAACAAAATTAATATTATCTAGAATTTTTCTTCCCTTAAATTATGTCAAAAATCACCTcccaaatgaaacaaaatcaaaagtgggggtggagggtgaagAAAgggagcacatgaaaagacgtgAAATGAAAGGAGACACCATAACTTTGCCCTGTGAAATAACAGAGTTTATGTATTGCCTCTGCcctcagttcctggcacagagccccTAAAACCCTTTAAAATGGGGATGCTAGGAGACTGGAAGCTTGGAACTTTGAGCCTCACTCCCAATCCTTGGAGGACAGTAAAGGAGGTGGAGACTGAGTTAAAGTGATGAAGTCTCCATTAAAATCCCACAAGTACAGGGTTTGGGGAGCTTCCAGGCTGGTGTATGTACCTATAAAGACAAgaacttactaaaaaaaaaaaaaaaaaaaaaaaggtggcctAAGTAATGAAAAAGCGGTATAAAGAGCCATTACTGACCTTAAAGGAAGGTGGAAATGCCAGAAATGTCCCTAATATTCAATTAAGTACAGCAAAGCTAGGCAAACCCTGGTCTATGGGTCAAATCTGGCACAATGCCTATTTCTGCAAATGAATTTTCGTTGGAACACAGCCAGGCTGTTTCTTTACATGTCTATGGCCATTTTTGTGCTAAAACAGCAGAGCTGAATAGTTGTGACACAAACTATTACACAGTTGataaagctgaaaacatttactacttggctctttacagaaagtCTGCCAATTCCTGAAACAGAGCAAGGACAATGCTTAGTTTTGAACTCACCATTAAGTACCCAATCTCTTTCTGGTTGACTCTTGTCTCCATGGATACACATAGCTGGCCAACTGTCAGAAGAAAAGAGCAAAATGCATGTTATGCATTACTGAAGTATTATATACTACATTCACAATACCAATTTAGAAATTCCAACTAAACTATAAAACCTGAGGCAAATTAATTACCTCAGTGCCACACTCACCCATCTCTGCGCATCCTTCGAGTGAGGTCATCACAGCGTCTCTTCGTCTCTACAAATATTattgtcttattttccttttcgGCCATTATTTCCTCCATGAGTTGGATCAACCTGAAAACAAGAACAACAGTCATCCAGAGAAGACTCCTAGCACACACATTACGGGGAAGCTATGTTTGCAGTATCAACCCTCCAAAGCTTTAGTACTTCAGTTTCATATTACTTTCTATACAGCTGGTAATTAttaaagctgggattcaaatccaaggATCCAGAATCCCTGCTTTTAACCACaatgctctgaaaaataataaagaatgcaCTCTTGGGAAGCTAGCAATGCCTTTAATGTTCTCAAGCCTAAAAAAATATGGGCTTCTATAACACTTTAATTTTGGAGGATTATCAGGAAAGGTTTATCAGCATTATCAAAACAGTGAAATCTCCCATACTTGTGGTCTTTTTCACTTTCCATGCAGACATCCACAATCTGGAGAATGTTGTGGTTGGCACTCAACTCCAGATTGCCTACGTTGATCTGGGTGTAATCACGAAGGAAATCCTCTGCAAGCTGTCTTACTTCTTTTGGCCAGGTTGCACTCCACATCAACGTCTGCCTATCAGGCTATAAGGAAAGGAAAGACTTTCTTTTAGGCTAAGGAACTACAGGCAAAGGGCATAAGATAATGAATTATCAGCTTTACACACCCTAATTTGGTCAACAATTTTACGAATCTGGGGTTCAAAGCCCATATCAAGCATTCTGTCAGCCTCATCCAGTACAAGGTAAGTACATCGGCGAAGATTTGTCTTTCCTGACTCCAGGAAATCTATCAGGCGTCCAGGAGTAGCTATACAGATCTCAACAcctgcaaaataaaaccaaagatcTAGCCAACTAAGAATTCTTTATACACTGTTCATGTCTCAGCAAACTAAGAAGCACCAACTCTGGTGGTTGTACTTGGTGCTGCAGAGAGCATTAGCTAAATGTTAACACATTAACACAGTACCAGAAAACCATAATGTTAAGAAGAATTTATGCATAATCATCAGAACTTCACAAAGTTTAAGTCTCTAGCCATGCAGAACTTTCCTAAAATAGCATTTAACCATAACTGGGAATTTGTAAACTGTTGAAACATTGATTTCCCCTCCACCAGAACCCACTGTTTTCCTCTTCAATTTCATTTATAGAAATtagcaaaagaagagaaactagtaattcttatactttttaaaaaaattacctctcTCCAAGTCTCGAATCTGTGGACCTTTGGGAGCACCTCCATAAATGCAAGTACTCTTCAATCTAGAACATTTGCCATAGTCATCAGCCACCTGCTGTACCTGCTGGGCAAGCTCTCTGGTAGGAGCCAGAACCAgacactaaaacaaacaaacaaaccacttGAGATACCTACCCCaagtttaaggggaaaaaagtataGAAAGATTACAAAATTCTCTATTGTCTAATTTGGTACTTTCATAGTATATGACAGAGTGGGAAGTTGGAAAGGCATGGAGTATAAGACAGTGCTGTGGAGTGgggcaaaaaaaaatttcaaggacTATTTATTTGGCATGTGGTATGATGCCTGACTTTTGATACGTGATTCATTAATTATGTAAGTAGATTTATAGGTTGTGTTATCTAGCTTTAACTAAACAACTCTCACAAAATGAACAAGTGGCTATAAAACATTCCTACAACAAAGCCACAGATTAAATATTAGAAACAGATGAATAAGAAAACAGCAGCGCTAACACTTTCCTGACATATAGTTTAAGTTCATGGCCAGGCACATTAGGCAAAAACAACTACTTATACACAATCTGACAAGATGACCAAAACAATGCAAAATTAAGACATTTTGAAATAGGTATCATATACATTGTTCACAATGCTCTTTGCTTTGTGTTCTGATCTGTTATACATTAGCTAATGATAATATAGCTAACTCTTATTAGCCATATGGAACATGTATTATGTAATTAAAAGCAATGCATTATTCCTTGCTGTAAATACGTTGAGACATACTGTAATaatgtacatatttataaatatatatagcaaGTGCAagctctattttaaaaagttaaagggGAGAGGGAATAGCTTAGTGGTTGAGTGAAcacttagcacacacaaggtcctgggtttactctccagtacctccattaaaataacaacaaaaataaattaaaaaaaatttttaaagttaagaatgtacattcaaaatatttgaagaacacTACTCAAATCTTGTAGGAAATAgcataaataaaaatgctaaaacCAGAAGATCGAGCTACtctataaacatttataaaagcaTTACTTAACCACAAAGAATACACATCCCAAACCTGACTTAGTTCCACAGGGCAGGGATCTCATTTCATACTTTTGTATCCCTCATAGGACCAATGAGCAGTTAAGAATTGCACTTGAATTTAATGCACAGTAAATGCTTATATATGAAGGTAATAAACATACTGGTTAAGAATAAGACTTGTTCAAAATTCAAGCTCAGCCACTTAATTCCTATacgaccctgggcaagtcatttatttGCACTGTGTCtaagatatatttatttatttaaagtaaaacGGAGATATTTCTTCCAGATATGGAAAGTGGGGTTGAGAAGGAAATCTGAGAACATATGTAAAGCACAGTACCTGAAACACAATCATCAAGTTGTACTTAATCTTAGAATTATGAACAAACTGAAACACACTTACAATTGGGCCGTCTCCCCTTTCCAAGTAAGGCTGGTGGTTAATATGAACAATTGCAGGCAACAAATACTAGGTGAGGGGGAAAGAATGACAGTCATATCAAAACTAAGCCATTATATTCATTGTTCTAAATTATCACAGTACTTGATAATACCTAATAGGAAAGGGAAAGCAGAAATCACAACTGTTACACATATGTGCAATATAAATTTGAACATAAACTGTTTCCATATGTTTCAGATAGCTAAAAAAGCTGAAGGATTATCTATACCAACTGAATTAGAATTTTAACAACTGAGACTACACAGAATATTTACAACAGCAAAATAATACCACATTAAAAAACTCTTCTCTTGCTAGTACATACCGCCAATGTCTTCCCAGAGCCAGTCTGAGCGATGCCCACCATATCGCGGCCACTAAGAGCCAAGGGAAATCCCTGGCACTGAATTGGAGTTGGTTCTGTAAAGTGCTGATCCATCAACACATCCATTACATATTCTGTACAAGAATAAATGTTATTGCTTTTACATAAAACTAAGGACACagccaaaagaatttaaaaaaaactgttaagcTCACTCAAGGCAAGATTTACCTAGCTTTACACCTATCCAAGAGGAgtactgcttttttttcttcttcagttaccGAATCTTTGACCTGCTGACTTCTTCTAAGAGGGCTACTGCCATGGCCATCTACCCTTATCCTCAAAAACTTGAAAACCACTGCCCTAAAGTATCTAACAACAGGGCATAGGTACATGGTAGTGACTTATTATTAATCTGGTTCAAATTATATCCAACTAGAAAGCAATTTCATTTTGCTGTTTTCTAAAAGGTAGAGGCAAAACCCCCAAGGAAAGatgaaaaactgcaaaaaatCCCCAAAAATTCTAAATCAGAGAACGtatgagcattaaaaaaaaaaaaaaaaacaaacaaacaactttgTGAGGTTTCTAcctgtcttttcaacaaaattCTGAGCCTGTTCAAACCTTTCAATAACCTATGACCACAATGACCATTCAAGCTAAATTAACAATTAAGATCCCGGATTGAAAAACACTTACGTGGGAAATTAGCATGATGGAAGGCAAACACAGGCTTAGGACAAACATCTCCCCCTCTCACTGTAATCTCTTTCTTTCGACGTAGTTCATCAACCTCATACTAAGTAAGAAGACAAAGTAAAGCAAATCAGTAAACAAGTTATTATAAACATGCAAAACTTTATGCTCCAATACAGCAGAACAATATCATGGAATTAACATGTCTAACACTTAAGAATAGTGCTTTCGTTCAACTTCATCCAACTTTGTGAGTCAATGAAGCAGGTTAATAACAGTTCCATTTTCCACATGAGAAAACAGTTATTCAGAAAGATTAGTAAATTGCTCAATGGGAAaagtaggaagagggagaaaacatGGAACTTGGGACCAAGTGCTCTTTCCATTACACTTTCTTCTGAACAAGTTACCTACCATGTCACGGGGAGAGCTCAAAACAATCATGAGGCTAAAATACAAACAGGAGTACATGATGCCAGTATTTTAAGTTTACTTAGTTTAACTTCACAGATGAAAAGACATGGCATCTCATATACACAGTTAAAATCACATAACAAATTGGCTGGGAAATATAACCAACAAATGAGAACCAAGTAATATATTAGGTACATATTAAAACTGGTTTCTCTTATTAGTATTGCTATACATGAGTAAACTCTGGCTAATATATCTACTTGGTTCATTACTGCATATGAAAAaaggtaaacaaataaataaataaaccccccAAACTTACTGGAGTCAGCCTTGCCACTTCTGGATGTTCAACATAAAAATTCTTCTCAAATTTGGGGAGCTCACTCAAATCCCACTTCTTTTTACGTAAACGCTCCCCAGGATTACCAAATTTCTTCGGGGGAAGGCCACCACCACCTCTTGCTCCAAATctagaaaaaaccccaaaattttcagtttattagtatttttaaagcaaaataccTTAGATGCCATAAAAACATGCAAAAAAGATGACTCTTTGGATACTACCAACCCCTCCTCcagaaaacattttattactttcatttgAAGGTATGAGGGGAAGAAGTTCATACAACTTCCTTTACTATCCAACAATACTATTATGGGTATGGTAATAAATggtgaaaaattcaaaattcttttaTCTGGAGAAGTGTAACATGGAGATTACAACCAGATTCTGGAACCAGAAAAGGTCCAAATTTTGATTCTGCAACTTAGTTACGATTTTGAgcaattatttaacttctctgtacctcagtttgtgtaaagtagaaataatacCACCTATTTCAGAGGCTGCTGTGAAGATAAAATGAGTACATGTAGTGTTTAAAACAGTATCTGGGCATAGTAAACACAGTAAGTTAGCATAATTGTATTCATTCAATGACTAGTTACTGGGTACCAACTATGTACCAGGTACTATTTTAAGTGGTGCTAAAGATACTGAAATGAATAGAAGTCTCTACTCTTATAGAATATTCTGCCATGTAGGTGAGGACATTAGTTTAAGCTTGTATTAGGGCAAAATTGTGGACAGgtacaaaaaaatgtttaagcaaGTTGTCCCATACTTGGAACAGCTTCTTGAACCCCTTACCCCATTATACCATGATGAGCACTCCTTTTGCCTGCTAATCTGCTAAAGAAAGCTACTAGGACCCCTAAAAGATTCAAAGCTTAAAATGTCCCTGATGCTGGTGCATTCCAATGCTACCCAGATCTTAAAATAATGACCTAGAATAAAACACAACTTTTGAAATTAAGATTCATTTTAAGTCTTATTCATGACagtccttatttaaaaaaaaaaagtctttcctctCACCGCCCCCCCCCACTATTTATCTTAATGGATACCATCCTAAAGATATACTGTCATTTGAAACATGGGGTTCTTAATATGCTTTCTACTGCCTTTATAATTAATGCTGACTTAAATATACAAGAGAGCTTTCACTCTTTAGAATTTGAGTACATTTGTGCCATCAGTTAAAGAGCACACAGCCTAATCCCTTGCATACTATGCCACTCattgtttttattgaatatttaactCAGTATTTAACTTGGCTTTGCAATAAATGCCATCTCTGAAGAATTATACGTTAACATACAAAATTATGCTAGTTTAAATGTACAATGCACATCATTTCTGGGCTATACATGTACATTTGCTGACCCCACTCATTCTCTTTTCAAAACAATAATCCATTTCAGCTCTGTACCATTCAGTAAGAATAAAACAATAGCAattcaaataataaaagaattttcATAGCAAAGATATAGTTAGGGCACAGAACTTATGAAAGAGGttgattttatttgaaatgtattatttgaaagtcttttttaaattgatatgGTATGTAATTGTCTTAAGAGTCAACATGGGGTAAAGGAAGTATAGATCAGTACTTCaccttttcctcttttcaaataatgagtttttattattaaagcatATATACGGTGAAATATTAAACACCCACAGTAAAGAAACAGAACCTAATTGGTACCTTGCTAGCCTTCATTTGCCTATTTCAAATTTACAACCCCCATCATAATAACTAGTGCCACGATTTTTAACCATTCCTTTTTGTCTTGTCATATATTGTATCTTCAAGTTATCCTTTCAGCACAACTTTACTTAATATTATGCTTATGAATCAATCCCATTAGTGcaagtttttccttttcactgtATTTTATTGTACAAATACCCAATTTATCCAGACATTTGAGCTGTTTCTAACATTCTGTCAGGAACAATAACATTACAAATATGAATACAAGGGTATGTGTACAAAGGCTTCTCTAGGCCTAAAAGTCTAGGGCATAAAGCTTTAAGAGATGAGCCCTgggtcattttcattttactagGTAACATTAAATTCTTCTTCCTAAGTGGTTGTACTGAAATTCACTTCTAAATTTAGCTATACTGTTAAACACCAAACAAACATTCCACTTACAGCTCTCCGAATTTAATGCTAATATCAAGTATTTCCCTTCCTAACAATAACAAGGTATAAATCAAAACAATCCTTTTTATTTAGTAAATTAAGTGATAACTGAGGTGCTTATGACCAGTAGGTCTGGTACTTGTGTATCTGAACCACTAAAGACAAAAATGTTTGTAGAAAATAGCATTAACACAACGCCTACTACAGATAGACAATTACACACCGTATCTCAATTCTCAAGAACAATGCAAAGTAAAGGCAATTACTATCCCATCTTCAAATGGGAAAATGGGCTCAAAAAGGTTCAGGatcttgcctaaggtcacacacatatatacattaagAAGTGGTGTCACATTTTTTAAACAGAGATAAAgcttttattacaaaaaaaagtaACAGCACAAATCTACATAGATCTCTTAAGCAACTTTTTCGTTTAACAGGGACATTAAGATTTGAATCTCAGTTATCTGGGAGAACTTCAGCTTTAATTCTGTTAACTTTCAACCCAGTAACCGTAGTATTACTAAAACAGAAACTTTCAAGCTAGCCTGAGAAGTTAATTAATGCTTCCGTGCAATTAGagagggggtaaaaaaaaaaaagacctaaacaTTAAATGACCAAACAAAATAGTTCTCCCTCCCCAAACACTACCATTTAGATGGCAATTAAAACCATCGCTTTGTATTCCAATGTGCTTCCTCCCAATTATTTTAAACACGACTAAAGgtaaccttaaaatatttttaaaactacaagtCAGCCTCTTAGTCTCTGGTTTCAAACCAGGTTTCCAGTTCCATTAACAGGGAAACCATTTCGCGTTAAGATTTTCCTAGGCTGAACTCCGACACCTCATCCTCTTCTCTCAGCAAGAACATCCGAGTTCCACAGATGAAAGCTGAGGCCTGAAGAGatcaaatgacttgcccaaatcCGCCGGGCTCGAAAGCAAGGAAGGCCCAGGGGTGAAGCCCGGGCCCGGTCTGCGGCGGCCAGGCCGCTCCTCCTGCtccctgcggggctgaggccggGCCGCGCCACGCCGGCCGTCCgcgaggaggggctggggcgTCACCaagcccccgccccccaccccgcgccAGGTCACCAGTGACCCGGGGTCTAGGCCCACCCCGAGGCCCACGAACTAAACCGCTATTATGTCTCAGGACGCCTGGCCTCCCGGAGTCGGGAGCGTCGCTCCCAAGCCTGCAGTCTGTTCAGAAGTCTTCCACTCAACCACACGATGCGGTCTCCTGAGGAAGCAACCCCCCGCCCCCCACGCACACAAggcctttcctctcctcctccccccttaCCCTCCACGGTCCCGATCCCGGTCCCGATCCCCAAAGCCGCCTCCGCGCATGGTCCCAAATGGATAGAGATCTGGGAGCGGGGCACGGATGGCCGGGCTCGGGAGGGCCTGCGGCTCCGGTCTGGTGACGACCGATGGCGGCGGCGCCTCCGCTGTTGGGGCGGCGGCAGGCGCGGCGCTCTCTCGCTCCGACGCGCTGTCTCCCGTCGCAGACGCCACCGTCGCCGCCTCTCTCGTCGGAGACGGGAGCAAAACACAGAGAATCGGGGTTATAAAAGCAGTGGGTAGGTTTGGCTACGCTCAAACCCGGCAGTGCCG is a window of Camelus bactrianus isolate YW-2024 breed Bactrian camel chromosome 12, ASM4877302v1, whole genome shotgun sequence DNA encoding:
- the DDX17 gene encoding putative ATP-dependent RNA helicase DDX17 isoform X1; this encodes MRGGGFGDRDRDRDRGGFGARGGGGLPPKKFGNPGERLRKKKWDLSELPKFEKNFYVEHPEVARLTPYEVDELRRKKEITVRGGDVCPKPVFAFHHANFPQYVMDVLMDQHFTEPTPIQCQGFPLALSGRDMVGIAQTGSGKTLAYLLPAIVHINHQPYLERGDGPICLVLAPTRELAQQVQQVADDYGKCSRLKSTCIYGGAPKGPQIRDLERGVEICIATPGRLIDFLESGKTNLRRCTYLVLDEADRMLDMGFEPQIRKIVDQIRPDRQTLMWSATWPKEVRQLAEDFLRDYTQINVGNLELSANHNILQIVDVCMESEKDHKLIQLMEEIMAEKENKTIIFVETKRRCDDLTRRMRRDGWPAMCIHGDKSQPERDWVLNEFRSGKAPILIATDVASRGLDVEDVKFVINYDYPNSSEDYVHRIGRTARSTNKGTAYTFFTPGNLKQARELIKVLEEANQAINPKLMQLVDHRGGGGGGGKGGRSRYRTTSSANNPNLMYQDECDRRLRGVKDGGRRDSASYRDRSETDRAGYANGSGYGSPNSAFGAQAGQYTYGQGTYGAAAYGTSGYTAQEYGAGTYGASSTTSTGRSSQSSSQQFSGIGRSGQQPQPLMSQQFAQPPGATNMIGYMGQTAYQYPPPPPPPPPSRK
- the DDX17 gene encoding putative ATP-dependent RNA helicase DDX17 isoform X2, with amino-acid sequence MRGGGFGDRDRDRDRGGFGARGGGGLPPKKFGNPGERLRKKKWDLSELPKFEKNFYVEHPEVARLTPYEVDELRRKKEITVRGGDVCPKPVFAFHHANFPQYVMDVLMDQHFTEPTPIQCQGFPLALSGRDMVGIAQTGSGKTLAYLLPAIVHINHQPYLERGDGPICLVLAPTRELAQQVQQVADDYGKCSRLKSTCIYGGAPKGPQIRDLERGVEICIATPGRLIDFLESGKTNLRRCTYLVLDEADRMLDMGFEPQIRKIVDQIRPDRQTLMWSATWPKEVRQLAEDFLRDYTQINVGNLELSANHNILQIVDVCMESEKDHKLIQLMEEIMAEKENKTIIFVETKRRCDDLTRRMRRDGWPAMCIHGDKSQPERDWVLNEFRSGKAPILIATDVASRGLDVEDVKFVINYDYPNSSEDYVHRIGRTARSTNKGTAYTFFTPGNLKQARELIKVLEEANQAINPKLMQLVDHRGGGGGGGGRSRYRTTSSANNPNLMYQDECDRRLRGVKDGGRRDSASYRDRSETDRAGYANGSGYGSPNSAFGAQAGQYTYGQGTYGAAAYGTSGYTAQEYGAGTYGASSTTSTGRSSQSSSQQFSGIGRSGQQPQPLMSQQFAQPPGATNMIGYMGQTAYQYPPPPPPPPPSRK